The window caaaaCGTCTTTAAGTTGCTTGAACTGGTCAAAACTGTCTGGTATTTTACATCCccctatcaaaataaaagccaaataGTCAAACACAATACTCAAGGTGCATCTTCCTAAATAACCAAGCTGAAAAACTACTGCATGTTAGCTGCTCGTGGCATTAAACCATGAACTCAGTACATGGCAAAAAACATTCACCTGATGGCTATTTACAGAAACACTACTGTCGTTCAGGGTTGTCATAGAGACTATCGGCATAAAATGCGGTTACAGTACTCTGCCCTTATTGTTGCTTGGTAACAAAATATCAGCTCAACAGCCACTTGTGTAGCACATGTTCTCTCAACCAGActtcaaacaaaaactgcatcTGGTTATTGATCGGTTTAACGCCGGCTTGTGCTTCAGTGCTCCTGTGTTTCAGAAAAACGGATCCTTAACTTACCGTCACTCGGGAAGCTACAGTCTGAGTGAGTCTACACTGGCgggtacacacacagacacacacacccttacaTACAAGTTGGAACAAAATACTCCTCTGTAATGACAAGAAAACggacaaaattaaacaaaacagatgaaaaactgAATGTTGTTCCCgtgttgcattaaaaaaacatgtctgttttGATACAGCATGTGCATCTTTTTTCAACACTGTAACTGAAAAGTTTTTTACGTCTGATTATAATGTGTATACTGTGTCACCAAGGCTAGTCTGTTATGAAAAACTACAGTTTACTGACCATATCTGATGGATTGAAGTATACAGTCAACTTAcaaaacatactgaaaaaaTTGTGTGATGTTTACGCGAGTGTGTTCTGTCCGTTTGATGGGAAAACTAATACAGAAatcaaatcaattaaaaactATTAAGTGTCCTTTATAATGAAGCTAGGAAAAGTTGGATTTCGAGGACCTAGAATGCATACAGTCTTCTGACAGTCATATAATCTCTCTACTGGTCCTTTATACTTTCCTCAGAAGTctccagtatgtgtgtgtgtgtgtctgtttgtgtgcatacagtatttatatatacacacacacactggagatGTTTTTCCTCCCTGCCTCATTTTGAAAGAGAGATCACTACCCAACTCTACTGGGAAACATAAGAAGGCAGGAGAAGGAACATGGCTCTCCTCTCAGTGTCCACCTTATTattactcctcctcctcctcctcctcctcttcctcttcctcttcttcctcctcatcatcatcctcatcatggCAGTGAGTGATCTCCTGGGGAGTCTGGGGGAATAGGTTGGGAGGTTTGATCTCGCTGAAGGAGCGGGTCAGCTGGGTACGTTTGCACTCCAGGTCTTTGCAGTCGCTGCATTGGGTGCGGTTGCGCGTGGCCAGCGGTGACTCTGTGTCAATGTCCACATGGGTGTGTTCAACCGTTGACTCGTGGGGCATCTGGGGGGAAGGGGCAAAATGTGAGAAACAACAACGTGGCAATGCTAGCTGACTCTTCCAGTGAGTCCGCTTTATATTTAAGCAAAACGTTTTGGCACAGGACTTTCATCAGAATGTTTGAGAGAACAGGTAAGAGCCTAAAAGCCTAAATATACATCTTTGTAAGTTATTCAATGAGAAGACATATATAGACATAGAGCGCCAGCCTCTGATGAATGCTGCACCTcaaacatataaatatgtgttgCAACAAAATGTTAACTTGATCACACAATCACAAAATaccatcacaaaaaaaaggatacaaCTTAAGACCTAAGTGACTAAactaaaactagaaaatgcactaagtagagcacagacctccgccaaggccaatgtcaaacaacgtacgccagacttcagaggaaaaaattcaaattcatagtaaatgatccggatctacaccaaaatgaaatgggttcttccctggcccatgacCCATCCCTCaaccaagttcagtgcaaatcggtttGGTAGTTgttgtgtaatcctgctgacaaataaaccaaaaaacaaccaatatACAGACACAGGTGATTACATAAGCTCCTTGGCAAATGTAATTCCAACTATAAAAACTCCCTAACACTAAAATCTTCATTCACTCCCCTCGGATATAAAATTCAGAGATTATAAATCCAGGAAGCCTGTCTCTGTTTCCTAAGGAAGTTAGTGCCGGCTACAAaggtaagctcacttctttctgaCTCCACATCcccatatttttttccattttaaaacttttagtCTTCATCTCCAGCTGACTCTGACTCATAAGACACTATCTGAGGCAGTTTGTCAGATTTTAACGCAGTTCCTTCTGGAGCCATAAAAAAggtttatagattttttttttttccacatatgcAGTTGTACTCTACAggacctgtaaacagactggGTGGtataaaatcagtggagttgCCCTTAAATGGAGGTCTGATGTTCTATGGTCTGAGAAGGAAggacaagacagacagatgagaaAAGTGAAGGAGGAAGGCTTTGATCTGGGATGACCATGAGTGAATGTGAGAGTTTAATGCTGCTGAGCTGAAGTTGGGTATTGGGGAATTACTCCACTGCTATAAGCCTTTATGCAGTAAGGAATAAATAATGAGACTCATATTAAACCCATCACTTGAGAAAATACTGGTTTAAGACCAAAAGTCTTGTAAAGATTTAGAATCTTGATTGGTAAGAGACCTGACTTTCGTGTGGTATCAGTAAAGTGAACTAGTGGTACAGGTGCTAACCTTTGAGGGGATGCGGTTTTGTTCAACTCCCTCACTTTACATCCAGATACTCACCAGTACGTGTGCAGCTCTGAAGAGGTAGCTGAAGGGGTAGTACAGTAGGTTGATGAAGGAGGCTGCGTACAGGTCGGCATAACGCATCACTTGGGAGGCAAACAGGGTCTGTCTGGAACCACTGCGGAAAAGGCTACCCATCATGCCGTAGCACATGTCCATGTCGTGTGTCACTTTCTAAAGGgcaagaaggagaaaagaagacaCTGGTGAGCCATCACGtcgaaaaaaaacccccaacaacTTATGTTTCCCcacttttaaaaagatttacTAGCTTTACGCTAAACAGTACCATGTCTTTATTAGGGGCATTGGTGTAGTTGTTCATTGCAATTATTTCACCACTAAGAGAACAATCACTGAATACATAGCAGACACAATGCAAATGTGGGCAGGGATAAGTAGGCTGTCTGCGGAAGCCAGTGTTAAAAGCATGTGGACAAGTCTCCTGTTGTCATAGAAACAGAGGTTACTAAGGCCATACCTTGACTCTTCTCTGAATAGTGCTGATGTCTGGCCTCTCGTTACTGCTGCTGTCCAGATGTCTGAGGTTTGACGGGGGAGAAAGATGATGAGGACAAGAGAGAGGTTTAGGGAGGGGAGGCTATTGATATCAGTCTGTTGAAAGGTACTGTGTCAAAGAAGTGGTGCAACAGCGAGGTGTGCCAGGCTATAAATAACATAAGTGAACGCGGTTATCAGGTGGCCCGCGAGAGTCAACCCTTTAGACTTTACCCTATTGACACTGTTGTCCTTTCTCAGACCTGCActtacatgcatgcaaacagaGGCTGTTACTACAGAGAGCAAAGAGCAGCAGAACTGGTGCAAGAGATGGTGATGAGTGAGGAGTGGCATATGGTAAAGGGGGTGGGGGGCGAAAGGTCACAGTTCTTACTTGTAGAGTTCAGCCAAGAAAATGTCCAGGCCCTGCAGTTCTTCGAATAAGGCTGGAAAACATGAGAAGAGGGTGAATCTCTGTCTCCTAACTACTTATAACGGCCTCCAAAAGTCTTAGACCACTTTCCCGATTCAGAcctttggaccccactgtatgtgcAAAATTTATAGTGCATATAGTCTTCCAGCTTTAGTTAGCTCCAGTATAAATGAGAACGATTCTGTcgatgtgtgagtgagtgagaatgTGATGATCCAGAGTCTGAGTTTTGACTGTGCACCTACCGATTATATGATCTTTATCAAATTTAGCTTGTGTATAACtctcttgtttttcctgaaacCTGCAGGTTTGACTTTGCAGCTGCTGTTCTAGGTCAGGTCCCTGTTGAGACTGTTTTCTAATGAACTGCAATATTTGGAAAAAGCCTGAATGTGACTGCATAAGTGCGTGAACAGAAATGTACATACAGTCAAACTGCTCTTTCAACATGTCACTGTGTGTAcaggtctgtgtttgtctttgtctttttcctcacaGCTCTTGTCGGTCCACACGTGCAGCTCTTGGGCCAGCTCAGGTATAACCAGGAATGTCCTCCAGCCCTGACGTTTCTTGGACTTGAGGATGTCTCCAAAGATATGGTCCCCGATGTAGACTATGTCCTTCCCCTTGGCCCCCAGCAGGTCACACACGATGTCTGACGAACCTGAATGACAATCACAACTACTACAGACAACCGATCACATTGTCAAAGAATGAATGACTGAAGGAAAATATAGTCTTACCTCCAGAGTAGACTATCCCATGCTGCAGAGGTCCTGTGTAGGTTCCTATCTTAAGACGCCCTGTTGtctgaaatgaagaaaacataCATCAGATTGGTGAGAGGAGCCTTGGCAGAAGCACTAACAGGGTTCGTTTCATAAACATGAAGGAAGCCATATGCTAGgacacattttaacatgtaGAGAGTGTGTTTTACAGACTAAGCAGTAAGCCCCCTTTTGTGTTCCCCTGGACAGGCTTTCCAcgctgagctgcagtggaggcaTAGTAACACAACCAGGTCATTTTCTactgaaaagactgaaacttTAGAAGATATCAACCTGATTTGTCGAACACAGACTTTAAAAGCCTCGtattaacttcagataaactttgcCATGCACTGTTACACAAAATGAGGACTGTgcattttgtcccccatcacttacagtaaaattaatttgGGAATGTATCTCTCCAGTATGAAAAGGAGGAATGACTACAGCAAGAAAAATCTTTTGCAACGTACTTATAGGCACCcgactattgttttaagacaaactTAAATTGTAAATCTATCCTTTAAATTTGATAAACTATAAAAGTTTTTCAAACAGTTATAAGCTCTGTAGTGGCTCCATCTGTATAAATGCTAATATTCAACGTAAAGAGCACATCTGACATTAGGTTAGAATCAATTTACTATATAAATGGCTaaaatttcttcaaatatttCGCATTTCATGCCATACATAATTAcgtttaaacattaaaaacaaaattaaagagGCTGTACCTGCTGTCCTTGGGGATAAATACAACCCATAATAAGTCATGcatgtttttagagctttttttttttttttgccaatttacATCAATTCAGCATTTTCCACTCTGGATTGAATCACAAGTGAAGCTGAATCAGAGTAGAAGTTCTCAAGTTCTACTTCTTCTACTCTTGTCAGACTATGCAACTGTTATTGTGTTGTTAAACACAGTGAAAGTGTTTGTGCTCTTAGTTCAAGGATTTTCAGGGAGTAGTGTCAGGGGTTTGTAGCCagatacaaaaaagaaatcaatttattacaaaaactgtaaaaacatgaaaaaatatgaccaaaaaacTTTACAGACCATGTACAGTCAATGGTCAATCCTGATCggacatttctctctctttttttttttttttttttaaaaaatcacgTTTTGTCACCTTTTGCACTTTTTGCACCTTTTGTACTAAACTGATTCTTTTGTATGCAGGCATATAAATCCATATATGAGGAGACTCTCCTCAGgataaaaagcaaacacacaaccGGGCTTCAACATGTCCGAACACGTCAGCCAGTGTTCACATGAAACGCAGCTATTAGTAATGCCTTCTCTGTCCCagttgtgttgtctgtgtgcGCTCACCGTGTCGACTTGTCTGAGCACCGTACCCTCTCCAAAGAACAGTGGCTTCCTGGCGTCCACCAGGATCAGATCAAAGTAGGACTGCCAGGGCCGGTGGGAGGTACCAGGCTGTggtaaatacaaacacacacagaaacacacacacacacacacacacatatgcaagcAGAACGTTATACACATGAAACACTTCTTTCATCTTCACCTGCATATGCAACACATTTCAAAGTGTGATCATAAGAAAGAGGAAACGTGCAATATTTTACCTTGGGGCCATGGGGGAAGTCAAACAGGTAGGTCATGATTTTCTGTGagaacacaacacacagactgacagtcAGTTCAAAACGCAGCAGTCTTTTGAATACAGCTGTTAGTGCTTCCAATAATCTTATACAAAATGGATCTCAGTATTAATTCATCTTCATCTGTCTTACCACTGCAATTTTTGAATTACCTAATTCACTGTTTTTCCCCAAACAGTGAAGCTTCTACCACAGCTGCACACATAAACTCACATCAGTGTATTTGTAGTCACTGTTGGTAGCCAAGAAAACCTTGGCTACTTCATTCATTCGGCTGAGGAGAAGAGGCAGCTTCCCCTGgtgggaagagagaagaagaaaagactaAAACTCAAGGCATCTTTACAAAACCAGCTTCTTTACAGAGTTCAAGAAAGAATGTGggatactgtgtatgtgtgtgtctgtgtgtgtatgttctctTACATAGTACACTTGTCGCGTACTTGAAGAATACTAACTACTTACATCTTTCACCACGTACTTCTCCAAGTTCTCAACTGTCTTCTCCTTCAGAGTGCCCTGCAATGGGAGACGGAGGAGTCAGACTACACACTGAAAATCTATGTTTATCATAAAAATACCACCTTCTTAAGTTAGGAGCatcaaaaaaaatccatccattcAGTCACAGTTAAGCAACAATTATCAGTGACCACCCCTAGAGAACACATGAAAACTCATGGTATTTTGCTGTGGTTTACACAGGATGAGTAAAATGAGAGAGCAGCAGTGATATCAAAGcaacatgtttttcagttaataaaaaacacaactctaAACACAACTTGTCAAACATTGCTACAAAGGTCCCTGTACAGAATCAAACTGAGAACCAACCACTAGACCATCAGGACGTCCACAAACCCCTGCTCTTGGATTCTATGGGCCTGACAGCAAAAACATATGTACACTACAGATGCTttagatgcccccccccctttttttttttggcaatccAATTTTGAGAATCATGGATATTAACAGTCCCAGAGGGTGACTATTTATGATTTTGGTGACTCCCTGACCTCTGGTTTGTTGCCAACATCCGGTTAGCTTTTCCCCTGAACAATGTAACATGACAACTTGTCTTGATAGACAGAACATTTCAGACTCTGACTACATTGGGTAACACCCAGGCATGAACACGAAGAACATGTAATGTCAGTTTAATAGCTGAATCCCTGAAGTTAAAACAGCAACCATCAAAGGTGTCTTGCCTTGAAGTGGACCCAATCGACAGCGTCGCGGACATCCTGGAACATGCTCTTATAGGACATGAAGAGGTCGCCGTCTTTGAAGCCTGTTTCACAGCTGGGGGAGAggaacagagacacacacgtacacagcCGTCGCACAGGCCACATCTTTACagaaggtttttaaaaacatgacatttgttttttgtttgcttttaaatggGATAGCCTTCCCTTGTTGGAGGGGTCCCCAGCCAAACAGGAAAGCATTCTCCCCCTAAAAGACCAACAACCAGGTTTCAGAGGACAAAGGACATGCAGCCATTCCAGATTACATTCTCAACAAATTTACAGGCCATTATTAAACCTCCTCACAGTAACATTTAAAAGATTATCTCTTAGTTATGTCAATATTTCATTCTCTGTAAATAGttagtgaaaacatttttttaattcctaTCTCATTCTGATAAGAATCAATGCTTTTCTACAATTAGTAGTGGCAGAGATGAATTAATCATTGTTAtagaaatgaaaagtaaacagGTTCTTTGACTGAACTGccatttaatttccattttaaaatgattagcTGAGAGTAGCAGCTGAGACACCTGAACCCTCCCATGCTTTAGGGCTTGCTCTTGACTCAGTTTGGCTTGCAACTGTCTTTGTGCCACCATGCGGTGCCCAGAAACTTGTTGCATTACAAATAATGTAACTAAAAGTTTTTTACCTTGTGTATCTGTCACAGTTGGAGAAGAAATCTACTAGGCAGGCAAAGAGGTAGGTctctgcaaagaaaaacataaaagctcTTCTCAGTAATGTTGTGCCTTGATCAAACTTATAAAGACCTTTCTTACTCATTTAATTTCTCTAACAGTCCTGTGGTAATCTCCTCAGAGTTCAGAAACCTTACCTGGCAGGTTGAAGAGTGTGTTAAGGATATAAAAGCGCTCTGTATCATCTCTCTGGATGAACTTGTTTGGATATCGTTCACGGATCTCAGGGCTGAATAAAGATAATGCACAAAGATAAAATCTTAATGTAGACATTGTCAGAAAGAAATACGTTAGTTGAAAGTATTCAAACAGTATTTACTATTTACAGTCGCTCACCCTCGGAGGAAGTTGAATCCATGGACGCAGACCAGGATATTACCATAGGCATCAACCTTCAATAGGTTTCCATACATGGTATCAAACACAAGGCCCCTGGAagtaggaggaaaaaaatgattgtttatGTCTACAAAACAGCATGAAACTAACTTTTCTAACTTAATCATAACATCTGGCATTTTAACTGCTATCTTTTGTGATAGGATTACAGTTATTATTGGGATAAACAGAGGGGTATTTCCCATCAAATAAATTCAGAGTGGAACTGAACTTTGAACAGGTGATGGGTTTTTGTTCACTCTGTCCCATATACTTGCTATATCCACTGAGGCTAGAAGGTTAAAGGCACTAAAATGATAAGAGATGAGGCAATAGAAGCAGCAGTTGGCCATTAACCTGTCAGCCATCATGATGTCCATGTGCTAGGGTGTGATTGGTCTGACCTGGTGGGAAAGGATGGGTCGTACACGAAGCTGAGCAGCTCCTGGGGGTAACCAATGGAAACCAGACGCTCCACTGTGAGCGTAAAGCCTAGTGATTCGTACTCCGGTGACTTGTACACTGGaaatgaaacacacatatacacacagttcAAAATTATCCCAATATAAGATCATAAAACACATTGTGCTACTTTGAAGTTTGGTGTCTAATCTCCTAGAAGAGGCCACAGATTTTGGTGTCCACAATTTAAACAACTATACAATTGTTTTATTCCTGGTTCAGTAAGCCTGGCATGttaatgtttcttcattacctAGCTTCTACATAGCATGAGCCAAGAAGCAATGAATCAATTAGttgactgaaaaaatgaaacaatgataATTTGGTAACTGCTTTATCATTAGTAATAGTTAGTCACTGTACActaacaattagttgattaatctattagtcaattttcaaataattaatGTACAACAATTTAATGATTGAATAATTATGTATTCAGTCATCAAGCCAAAATGCCACACAGTCTCTGATTTCAGCCTTTCAAAAGTCAgagttttttctgcttttctcaggtttatgtcattgtaattttaatatctttgggttttagactattggtcagacaaaacaaaaataatttgaagaCCTCACCTTCGGTTCTGGGAACCTGTGATGGACATGTCCcactattttgtgacattttatagacaaaaaaaaattaactaataaatctaaaaaataaacaacatgttaattgataataaaagtaaatattagtTGAAGCCTtaagctgaatatctttgtggtttttaatgttggtcagaaaaataataatcaatttaaaaatacaactttgGGCTCTATAAATTTGAGTTGTTTTTCTCtatgtaaatataatgaaaCAAAGCAATACACAGCAACATGGCAAATATTGCAGATGTTCATAGATCATGTGGTATATGTGTAAACACGGTAGtatatatttacagtgtttacatACTACAGTATAGTATGTTAAGGAACATGACCAGTGGGTGATTACATAGCGGACATACATTCAGTGGACCTCACTCGTGTTACACAACATGTACATGTGACATTTCTAAGGCTATCTCATCTACTTCAGACTCTGTGGGGCTGTCTCAGTATTTTAATAACATGTTCTCACTCTCCAGtaaacgcacgcacgcacgcacgcacgcacgcacgcacgctcgcacgcacacacacacacactcattgtcCTTCCCTCTCCTGGCTATCAACATCAGCCTGGAAGTTCTGCATGCAAATCCACAAAGAAATAAGATcaggtgtgaaaatgaaaaatcgCTCTACTTTCAGCAGCGGCTCTAATGGGCCCTGCTGAGAAAGGATGTGCCCCACAACCCTGTTGCTGCCAGTGGGGCCAAACCAAAACCGAGGCATGGGTGggctctgaaaacaaaaacgcaGACTGATGCTAGGCTAAGAAAAGGCTGGTGGAGGATTAAAATGCTATTTGACATTCGGAAAAGAATATGTCAGATgttataaatacaaaacagagaatgtGCTTGTGTTGTTGCCTGCTTTCTACACTCCCAGTGGGGTGCTGGGAGGCCCCTGGAGGGGGAGAAAAATTGGCTAGTG is drawn from Xiphias gladius isolate SHS-SW01 ecotype Sanya breed wild chromosome 15, ASM1685928v1, whole genome shotgun sequence and contains these coding sequences:
- the nt5c2b gene encoding cytosolic purine 5'-nucleotidase isoform X1; the protein is MTTSWSDRLQNYADLPANMDGLTMKKYRREPYHRVFVNRSLAMEKIKCFGFDMDYTLAVYKSPEYESLGFTLTVERLVSIGYPQELLSFVYDPSFPTRGLVFDTMYGNLLKVDAYGNILVCVHGFNFLRGPEIRERYPNKFIQRDDTERFYILNTLFNLPETYLFACLVDFFSNCDRYTSCETGFKDGDLFMSYKSMFQDVRDAVDWVHFKGTLKEKTVENLEKYVVKDGKLPLLLSRMNEVAKVFLATNSDYKYTDKIMTYLFDFPHGPKPGTSHRPWQSYFDLILVDARKPLFFGEGTVLRQVDTTTGRLKIGTYTGPLQHGIVYSGGSSDIVCDLLGAKGKDIVYIGDHIFGDILKSKKRQGWRTFLVIPELAQELHVWTDKSSLFEELQGLDIFLAELYKHLDSSSNERPDISTIQRRVKKVTHDMDMCYGMMGSLFRSGSRQTLFASQVMRYADLYAASFINLLYYPFSYLFRAAHVLMPHESTVEHTHVDIDTESPLATRNRTQCSDCKDLECKRTQLTRSFSEIKPPNLFPQTPQEITHCHDEDDDEEEEEEEEEEEEEEEE
- the nt5c2b gene encoding cytosolic purine 5'-nucleotidase isoform X3; the protein is MTTSWSDRLQNYADLPANMDGLTMKKYRREPYHRVFVNRSLAMEKIKCFGFDMDYTLAVYKSPEYESLGFTLTVERLVSIGYPQELLSFVYDPSFPTRGLVFDTMYGNLLKVDAYGNILVCVHGFNFLRGPEIRERYPNKFIQRDDTERFYILNTLFNLPETYLFACLVDFFSNCDRYTRGRMLSCLAGDPSNKGSCETGFKDGDLFMSYKSMFQDVRDAVDWVHFKGTLKEKTVENLEKYVVKDGKLPLLLSRMNEVAKVFLATNSDYKYTDKIMTYLFDFPHGPKPGTSHRPWQSYFDLILVDARKPLFFGEGTVLRQVDTTTGRLKIGTYTGPLQHGIVYSGGSSDIVCDLLGAKGKDIVYIGDHIFGDILKSKKRQGWRTFLVIPELAQELHVWTDKSSLFEELQGLDIFLAELYKHLDSSSNERPDISTIQRRVKKVTHDMDMCYGMMGSLFRSGSRQTLFASQVMRYADLYAASFINLLYYPFSYLFRAAHVLMPHESTVEHTHVDIDTESPLATRNRTQCSDCKDLECKRTQLTRSFSEIKPPNLFPQTPQEITHCHDEDDDEEEEEEEEEEEEEEEE
- the nt5c2b gene encoding cytosolic purine 5'-nucleotidase isoform X2, with product MEKIKCFGFDMDYTLAVYKSPEYESLGFTLTVERLVSIGYPQELLSFVYDPSFPTRGLVFDTMYGNLLKVDAYGNILVCVHGFNFLRGPEIRERYPNKFIQRDDTERFYILNTLFNLPETYLFACLVDFFSNCDRYTSCETGFKDGDLFMSYKSMFQDVRDAVDWVHFKGTLKEKTVENLEKYVVKDGKLPLLLSRMNEVAKVFLATNSDYKYTDKIMTYLFDFPHGPKPGTSHRPWQSYFDLILVDARKPLFFGEGTVLRQVDTTTGRLKIGTYTGPLQHGIVYSGGSSDIVCDLLGAKGKDIVYIGDHIFGDILKSKKRQGWRTFLVIPELAQELHVWTDKSSLFEELQGLDIFLAELYKHLDSSSNERPDISTIQRRVKKVTHDMDMCYGMMGSLFRSGSRQTLFASQVMRYADLYAASFINLLYYPFSYLFRAAHVLMPHESTVEHTHVDIDTESPLATRNRTQCSDCKDLECKRTQLTRSFSEIKPPNLFPQTPQEITHCHDEDDDEEEEEEEEEEEEEEEE